From Triticum aestivum cultivar Chinese Spring chromosome 4A, IWGSC CS RefSeq v2.1, whole genome shotgun sequence, a single genomic window includes:
- the LOC123086455 gene encoding uncharacterized protein, with amino-acid sequence MSMEAQNLRFVRCPKCLQLLVEYPSIPVYQCGGCGTILRAKNRGAQVTQPDSVSDEQNNFPHSLEGSPQTSKSICSDELKVVSADMQPSENLVEGNISSVGKHAISGENLNTERTMSVGESAASGEVDGEENCSLSVGNARDPEFMIEEADDKGATVNSSMKLIENVQSVEISEDADGEKGCIMDDANDASVASEAETVHSIAGEELGDDSGKNVIGEIESMSEQKNSAGNKNMNCHEAAETNKLYEDDGAKSINMVARREERLQPYGGLCFESYEDLIEELERSLSLSDDEEDFLDVADNNGLNDALHNQIGSRRFLSGGKMNDSPRSDPHGRLIEELERYFSDPEEPLEHHIAVADKVIQDKIHVKEHDKDPQFLVNESANAFSDADELSEHHIGVADTDTREKIHVKEHDKNTQFLVNESANACEADGKYVQSEQNFEKNELIAYGTKELEEGWTGDDNKIVCVHGNEHFVLTNTDSPDTIHENEIDRDAQYLDTGSAKPCEGSISSFGDGHLKSGQSFQQNELTTEGPKEKEDGCIEDDNKINCFHANEHAVVVDKDVAEIIHENEHDKDPQYLGTETACEEDISSFNDEHLKSGQIFDQHEVTSNDGTEEQKQGRTEDDNTTLCVQADNPVADAGFSSLSNERIHCNPTSFTKKKEEISCRYRDSLLRQGLSLDSENFRSIRNFIESQMDGTSSSLSSGSPSQGDLSIKTSSKFKTVDQLERLKKMDGLRDQLNRLSSNKGLEKRYQKKDLEYQPQQLNTYDVEQQFRSVDTDSIPSSCTLDSYYGHGKPPRYPPPNPFSPPHSCAHCHFGHVQAHIPHNFDAWELNSYYQSSQAGSSIPDHDSLKSSFKEQKRVVRKHILRPLSGASPYTVCNSCFFLVQMPSDIYMSKRKIGKMQCGKCSKVIVLSVPAVNQANANASKELTQKLSKADNRKVARTESASYPVSVSEECGASFTRSLSTRAGPSLAATQSSKKVSDSALHLLMGYDSASQLLRHSRAFERRSRVFDDGYESFESMVPVSNRVARRKNM; translated from the exons ATGTCCATGGAAGCTCAGAATCTTCGGTTCGTCAGGTGCCCCAAATGCCTCCAGCTTCTCGTGGAGTACCCGTCCATTCCGGTTTACCAGTGTGGTGGCTGCGGCACCATTCTTAGAG CGAAAAATCGAGGTGCGCAAGTAACTCAGCCTGATTCGGTATCCGATGAACAGAACAATTTTCCACACAGCTTGGAAGGGTCCCCTCAGACCAGCAAGTCTATTTGTTCCGATGAACTGAAAGTTGTCTCTGCTGATATGCAGCCTAGTGAAAATTTGGTTGAGGGAAATATTTCCTCTGTCGGCAAGCATGCCATTTCCGGTGAGAATCTTAACACAGAAAGGACTATGTCTGTTGGAGAGAGTGCAGCATCTGGCGAGGTTGACGGTGAGGAGAATTGTTCCCTAAGTGTTGGCAATGCCCGAGACCCCGAGTTTATGATCGAAGAGGCAGATGACAAAGGTGCCACAGTTAATTCTAGTATGAAACTAATAGAAAATGTACAGAGTGTTGAAATAAGTGAAGATGCAGATGGGGAAAAGGGTTGTATTATGGATGATGCAAACGATGCTAGTGTTGCCAGCGAAGCTGAAACTGTCCATAGCATCGCAGGTGAGGAACTGGGAGATGATTCCGGTAAAAATGTGATAGGAGAAATAGAGAGCATGTCTGAGCAAAAAAATTCTGCTGGCAATAAAAATATGAACTGCCATGAGGCAGCTGAGACAAACAAATTGTATGAGGATGATGGGGCTAAATCCATTAACATGGTGGCTCGGAGAGAGGAGAGGTTGCAACCGTATGGGGGTTTATGTTTTGAATCTTATGAAGATCTGATTGAGGAATTGGAGAGGTCTTTATCATTAAGTGATGATGAGGAAGACTTTTTGGATGTAGCAGACAATAATGGGCTTAATGATGCTCTGCATAATCAAATTGGTAGCCGAAGGTTTTTGTCAGGGGGCAAAATGAATGATAGCCCTCGAAGTGATCCTCATGGTCGATTGATTGAAGAACTGGAGAGGTATTTCAGTGATCCAGAAGAACCGTTAGAACATCATATTGCGGTTGCAGACAAAGTCATTCAAGATAAAATTCATGTGAAGGAACATGATAAGGATCCTCAATTCCTGGTTAATGAAAGTGCAAATGCTTTCAGTGATGCAGATGAACTGTCAGAACATCATATTGGGGTTGCAGACACAGACACTCGAGAGAAAATTCATGTGAAGGAGCATGATAAGAATACACAATTCCTGGTTAATGAAAGTGCAAATGCATGTGAAGCTGATGGCAAATATGTACAatctgaacaaaattttgaaaagaatGAGCTAATAGCTTATGGCACTAAAGAATTGGAAGAGGGTTGGACTGGAGATGATAATAAGATCGTCTGTGTTCATGGGAATGAGCATTTCGTGCTTACAAACACAGACAGTCCAGACACAATTCATGAGAATGAGATTGATAGGGATGCGCAATACCTGGACACTGGAAGTGCAAAGCCATGTGAAGGAAGCATCTCTTCCTTTGGTGACGGACATCTCAAATCTGGACAAAGTTTCCAACAAAACGAGCTAACAACTGAAGGCCCTAAAGAGAAGGAAGATGGTTGTATTGAAGATGACAATAAGATCAACTGCTTTCATGCGAATGAGCATGCCGTGGTTGTAGATAAGGACGTTGCAGAAATAATTCATGAGAATGAGCATGATAAGGATCCACAGTACCTGGGGACTGAAACTGCATGTGAAGAGGACATCTCTTCATTCAATGACGAACATCTCAAATCTGGACAAATTTTTGATCAACATGAGGTAACTTCCAATGATGGCACTGAAGAACAGAAGCAGGGCCGTACGGAAGATGACAACACCACTCTATGTGTTCAAGCTGACAATCCAGTAGCTGATGCTGGGTTTTCAAGCTTGTCAAATGAGAGGATTCATTGCAACCCAACTAGCTTCACTAAGAAGAAAGAAGAGATATCATGCAGGTACAGAGATAGTCTACTTCGTCAAGGACTTTCTCTTGATTCTGAAAACTTCAGGTCAATCCGAAACTTTATTGAATCACAAATGGATGGGACCTCCAGTTCTCTCTCAAGTGGGTCACCTAGTCAAGGGGATTTGTCGATAAAAACATCAAGTAAGTTCAAGACTGTTGATCAACTTGAGCGCCTCAAGAAGATGGATGGTCTAAGAGATCAGCTAAATAGGCTTTCTAGCAACAAGGGCTTGGAGAAAAGGTATCAGAAGAAAGACCTGGAATACCAGCCACAACAACTGAATACCTATGATGTTGAGCAACAGTTTCGAAGTGTTGATACTGATTCCATCCCAAGTTCTTGTACTCTAGACTCCTATTATGGTCATGGAAAGCCACCAAGGTACCCCCCGCCAAATCCTTTCTCACCACCCCATTCATGTGCACACTGCCATTTTGGACATGTGCAAGCGCACATCCCGCACAACTTTGATGCTTGGGAGTTGAATTCATATTACCAATCCTCACAAGCTGGTAGCTCAATCCCTGACCACGATTCGCTCAAGTCAAGCTTCAAGGAACAGAAGCGTGTGGTGAGAAAGCATATTTTGCGGCCTTTGTCAGGTGCTTCACCATATACCGTCTGCAACAGCTGTTTCTTTTTGGTTCAAATGCCATCAGATATCTACATGTCAAAAAGAAAGATTGGGAAAATGCAGTGTGGTAAGTGCTCCAAGGTTATTGTATTGTCTGTTCCTGCTGTAAATCAAGCCAATGCAAATGCCAGTAAGGAACTAACCCAAAAATTAAGCAAGGCTGACAACAGAAAAGTTGCTAGAACTGAGAGTGCTTCTTATCCCGTCAGTGTAAGTGAAGAATGTGGAGCATCTTTCACAAGAAGCTTGTCTACTCGAGCTGGACCATCCCTTGCTGCCACACAAAGTAGCAAGAAGGTTTCAGACTCGGCACTTCATCTACTCATGGGGTATGATTCAGCAAGCCAGTTGTTACGTCACAGCAGGGCGTTTGAGCGTCGCAGCAGGGTGTTCGATGATGGGTATGAAAGCTTTGAGTCAATGGTGCCGGTGTCCAACCGAGTGGCCAGAAGAAAGAACATGTGA